A portion of the Vreelandella subglaciescola genome contains these proteins:
- a CDS encoding YkvA family protein yields MRRNHSTTQGPSAAEDMSHETADDIQQHERDYSEEGFWKKISQYAKKAGEGTIIQALKLYYAAQDPDTPTWAKTTIYGALGYFISPIDALPDFTPVLGYTDDLGVMAAAIGIVAVHIKEEHAEQARQTLKRWFW; encoded by the coding sequence ATGCGCCGCAACCACTCCACTACGCAAGGCCCCTCCGCTGCCGAAGACATGAGCCACGAGACGGCGGACGACATCCAGCAGCACGAGCGGGATTACTCGGAAGAAGGCTTCTGGAAGAAAATCTCTCAGTACGCCAAAAAGGCAGGGGAAGGCACAATTATCCAGGCCTTGAAGCTGTACTACGCGGCCCAGGACCCGGATACGCCCACCTGGGCCAAAACCACCATTTACGGCGCGCTGGGATATTTCATATCGCCCATCGATGCGCTGCCCGACTTCACGCCGGTGCTGGGCTATACGGATGATTTGGGCGTAATGGCAGCCGCCATCGGCATCGTCGCCGTACACATCAAAGAAGAGCATGCCGAACAGGCACGGCAAACCCTGAAGCGCTGGTTTTGGTGA
- a CDS encoding YjiH family protein, with protein sequence MKESPAKPPKPGARNVLMFVLPSLLGIFLFMTPVSYQGDLTIMIAVLAKSLQALLDGALPSIVTALIVVSAVFSLLVKLLRPTSVLEHPFLNTLFNISPVWLASRLVGAVFVVLVYAQVGPELLYGADTGGLVLHDLLPVLFAVFVFAGLLLPLLLDFGLLEFIGTLLTGIMRPVFRLPGRSAVDCMASWLGDGSVGILLTSKQYESHHYTQREAAVIGTTFSAVSITFSLVVLAQVRLEHLFLPFYFAVCLAGVVAAIVVPRLPPLRWKKDTFINGEPRPAGSEATPAGYSRLSHGYALALARASRIDSLGLVVRTGVHNALDMVLGVLPVVMAFGTTALIIAETTPLFGWLGLPFVPLLEWLGIPEAAAASQTMVVGFADMFIPAILASSIESEMTRFVIAALSVTQLIYMSEVGALLLGSKVPVNVVELFVIFLLRTLVTLPVIALVAHMVF encoded by the coding sequence ATGAAAGAGTCACCGGCCAAGCCGCCAAAGCCCGGCGCGCGTAACGTGCTGATGTTTGTGTTGCCCTCATTGCTGGGGATTTTCCTGTTCATGACGCCGGTGAGCTACCAGGGCGATCTCACCATCATGATCGCGGTGCTGGCAAAAAGCCTGCAGGCGCTGTTGGACGGCGCGCTGCCGAGCATTGTCACGGCGTTGATCGTGGTCTCGGCGGTGTTTTCGCTGCTGGTTAAGCTGCTCAGGCCAACATCGGTGCTTGAACACCCCTTTTTGAACACCCTGTTCAATATCAGCCCGGTGTGGCTTGCCAGCCGGCTGGTGGGCGCGGTGTTTGTGGTGTTGGTTTACGCGCAGGTGGGGCCCGAGCTTCTGTACGGCGCTGACACCGGCGGCCTGGTGCTCCATGACCTGTTGCCCGTACTGTTTGCGGTGTTTGTGTTTGCTGGCCTGCTGCTGCCGCTGCTGCTGGACTTTGGCCTGCTGGAGTTTATTGGCACCTTGCTCACCGGCATCATGCGGCCGGTATTTCGCCTGCCCGGGCGCTCCGCGGTGGACTGCATGGCCTCGTGGCTTGGCGACGGCAGCGTGGGCATACTGCTCACCAGCAAGCAGTACGAAAGCCATCATTATACCCAGCGCGAAGCCGCGGTGATTGGCACCACGTTTTCGGCGGTGTCGATCACCTTTAGCCTGGTGGTGCTCGCTCAGGTAAGGCTGGAGCACCTGTTCTTGCCGTTCTACTTTGCGGTGTGCCTGGCAGGCGTGGTGGCCGCTATTGTGGTGCCGCGCCTGCCGCCGCTGCGCTGGAAAAAGGACACCTTTATCAACGGCGAACCTCGCCCGGCCGGCAGCGAAGCCACCCCGGCGGGCTATTCGCGGCTAAGCCACGGCTACGCCCTGGCGCTTGCCCGGGCCAGCAGGATAGACAGCCTGGGGCTGGTGGTGCGTACCGGCGTTCACAACGCGCTGGACATGGTGCTGGGCGTGCTGCCCGTGGTCATGGCGTTTGGCACCACGGCGCTGATCATCGCCGAAACCACGCCGCTGTTTGGCTGGCTTGGGCTGCCGTTTGTGCCGCTGCTGGAATGGCTGGGCATCCCCGAGGCCGCCGCCGCTTCGCAAACCATGGTGGTAGGCTTTGCCGACATGTTTATTCCGGCGATTTTGGCAAGCTCCATCGAAAGCGAGATGACGCGGTTTGTGATTGCCGCGCTCTCCGTCACCCAGCTGATCTATATGTCGGAAGTGGGTGCCTTGCTGCTGGGCAGCAAGGTGCCGGTCAACGTGGTTGAGCTGTTCGTGATTTTTCTGCTGCGTACCCTGGTCACTCTGCCGGTGATCGCGCTGGTGGCGCATATGGTGTTTTAG